A stretch of the Aggregatibacter sp. HMT-949 genome encodes the following:
- the napF gene encoding ferredoxin-type protein NapF: MTVENLSRRQLLRGKLLTSLQSKSEQTEDFAPIRPPWSVTDEEFIAQCTRCGECLNVCETHILVKGDGDFPELSFEHGECTFCGKCVDICEQPIFRPKEETPWSYKISISTGCLTEHRIECRSCQDSCPQNAIRFRLQLGGVAKPSVALESCNGCGACVASCPTKAISIRRGIVNDNHE; this comes from the coding sequence ATGACCGTTGAAAACTTATCACGCCGACAACTGTTACGTGGAAAACTTTTAACATCGTTACAGTCAAAAAGCGAGCAAACCGAAGATTTTGCCCCGATTCGTCCGCCTTGGTCAGTGACTGATGAGGAATTTATTGCTCAATGTACGCGTTGCGGAGAGTGCCTCAATGTTTGTGAGACGCACATTTTGGTTAAAGGTGATGGCGATTTTCCGGAATTGAGTTTCGAACACGGCGAATGCACTTTTTGTGGAAAATGTGTCGATATCTGTGAACAGCCGATTTTTCGTCCTAAAGAGGAAACGCCTTGGTCATACAAGATCAGCATTTCAACCGGATGTCTTACTGAGCACCGCATTGAATGTCGTTCCTGCCAAGATAGTTGTCCCCAAAACGCCATTCGTTTTCGTTTACAATTAGGTGGCGTGGCAAAACCAAGTGTAGCCTTGGAAAGCTGTAATGGATGCGGTGCTTGCGTAGCGAGTTGTCCAACCAAAGCAATTAGTATTAGAAGAGGAATAGTTAACGATAACCATGAATAA
- a CDS encoding YggL family protein — translation MAKSRNQRQRKKLHLAEFQELGFLVNFQFAEGTTIETVDEIIDRFIAEVIQPNGLAYEGSGYLHWEGLVCLEKIGKCDESQREAVRTWLKANGLQQIEISELFDIWWEYPTKEV, via the coding sequence ATGGCTAAATCCCGTAATCAACGTCAACGCAAAAAACTTCATCTTGCCGAGTTCCAAGAATTAGGTTTTTTGGTGAACTTTCAATTCGCCGAGGGCACCACTATCGAAACAGTGGATGAAATCATCGATCGTTTTATCGCCGAAGTGATTCAACCGAACGGGTTAGCTTATGAAGGCAGCGGTTACTTGCACTGGGAAGGTTTGGTGTGTTTGGAAAAAATCGGTAAATGTGACGAAAGCCAGCGTGAAGCGGTGAGAACATGGCTTAAAGCGAACGGTTTACAACAAATCGAAATCAGCGAATTGTTCGATATTTGGTGGGAATATCCGACAAAGGAAGTCTAA
- the trmB gene encoding tRNA (guanosine(46)-N7)-methyltransferase TrmB: protein MTQTFADQKRKTVETAEFTEDGRYKRKVRSFVLRTGRLSEFQKNMMNDNWPTLGLDYQKEPFDFAKIYGDDKPVVLEIGFGMGKSLVEMAAANPDKNYLGIEIHTPGVGACIAYAVEKGVKNLRVICHDATEILRDSIADGALGGLQLFFPDPWQKAKHHKRRIVQPHFVAQVVQKLRRHGFIHMATDWENYAEQMLEVLSANRELVNTAKSGDYIPRPDFRPLTKFEARGHRLGHGVWDLYFVKK from the coding sequence ATGACACAAACTTTTGCCGATCAAAAACGTAAAACCGTAGAAACCGCCGAATTCACTGAAGACGGCCGCTACAAACGCAAAGTGCGCAGTTTCGTGCTACGTACCGGACGTTTAAGCGAATTTCAAAAAAACATGATGAACGACAACTGGCCGACGCTAGGCTTGGATTATCAGAAAGAACCTTTTGATTTTGCGAAAATTTACGGCGACGACAAACCTGTTGTGCTGGAAATCGGTTTTGGTATGGGAAAATCCCTAGTGGAGATGGCCGCCGCCAATCCCGATAAAAACTACCTCGGTATCGAAATACACACGCCGGGCGTGGGTGCCTGCATCGCTTACGCAGTGGAAAAAGGTGTGAAAAATTTACGTGTGATCTGCCACGATGCCACCGAAATCCTGCGCGACAGTATCGCCGATGGTGCACTCGGCGGCCTGCAACTGTTCTTCCCTGATCCTTGGCAGAAAGCCAAACATCATAAACGTCGCATTGTACAGCCGCATTTTGTTGCACAAGTTGTACAAAAACTTCGTCGCCACGGCTTCATTCATATGGCCACCGATTGGGAAAACTATGCGGAACAGATGTTAGAAGTGCTAAGCGCCAACAGGGAATTAGTAAATACGGCAAAGAGCGGAGATTATATTCCGCGTCCGGATTTTAGACCTTTGACAAAATTTGAGGCGCGCGGGCATCGACTCGGGCATGGAGTGTGGGATTTGTATTTTGTGAAGAAATAA
- the priA gene encoding primosomal protein N', with protein MKIVRVALAVPLPHLFDYLAPDDMPLPPGGRVWVPFGSQKRLAIVVELAAQSAMSAEKLKTVLEPLDEQSLFAPIYWDWLHWAANYYQAAIGEVLFQALPVKLRNGEKSAQEERAFWRINAAGEKALAQGELKRSKKQAEALQCLLEQDLEKGNNGFSTTIWSALKGKHLVDEIRLHIEPKSWREALGNKPLVNSENRLTLNKQQALAFSQLMFQRDFNVWLLDGVTGSGKTEIYLQYIEEMLKTGKQVLVLVPEIGLTPQTVQRFKARFNVEIDVLHSNLNDTQRLHVWERARSGLNAVLIGTRSALFTQFADLGCIILDEEHDASFKQHDGWRYHARDLAIVLAQKLNIPVLMGSATPSLESINNVQNGKFKHLVLSKRAGNAGTLRQFVIDLKNQRVQNGLSQPLLEHMQSHLEKGNQVLLFLNRRGFAPVLLCHECGWMAQCPHCEKPYTYHQHQRALRCHHCGSQKTVPRQCGACGSTHLVTTGLGTEQLEETLKARFPNYSVARIDRDSTARKGKLEGYLADIQQGKSQILIGTQMLAKGHHFPNVTLAALVNVDGALFSLDFRAEERLAQLYVQVAGRSGRAEKQGEVVLQTHYPDHPLLTALLAHGYQAFAQETLRLRRAMGLPPFSFQALFKAQARDSEAAENQLARIADFFREKNIAGLQILGPLPAPFSKKAGRFRWQLLLQHTSRTALQKALREYRFSHVEKNTQVRLILDVDPQDLA; from the coding sequence ATGAAAATTGTCCGCGTGGCGCTTGCTGTGCCGCTTCCCCATTTGTTTGATTATCTCGCACCCGACGATATGCCGTTACCGCCGGGCGGGCGCGTTTGGGTGCCTTTCGGTTCGCAAAAGCGGCTGGCGATCGTGGTGGAGTTGGCGGCGCAATCGGCGATGTCGGCGGAGAAATTAAAAACCGTACTTGAACCTTTGGATGAGCAATCGTTATTTGCACCGATTTATTGGGATTGGCTGCATTGGGCGGCGAATTATTATCAGGCGGCGATTGGCGAAGTGTTGTTTCAGGCGTTGCCGGTGAAATTGCGTAACGGTGAAAAATCGGCGCAAGAAGAACGCGCATTTTGGCGCATTAATGCGGCGGGCGAAAAAGCGCTTGCGCAAGGCGAACTGAAACGTTCTAAAAAACAGGCGGAAGCCTTGCAATGTTTGCTCGAGCAAGATTTGGAAAAGGGCAATAATGGGTTTTCGACAACAATTTGGTCGGCCTTGAAAGGTAAACATTTGGTGGACGAAATACGCCTTCATATCGAACCTAAAAGTTGGCGGGAAGCCTTGGGCAACAAGCCTTTGGTGAATTCAGAAAATCGCTTAACGTTGAACAAACAACAAGCGTTGGCGTTTAGTCAACTGATGTTTCAACGCGATTTTAACGTATGGCTGTTGGACGGCGTGACGGGCTCGGGCAAAACCGAAATTTATCTGCAATATATCGAAGAAATGTTGAAAACCGGTAAACAGGTGTTGGTGCTGGTGCCGGAAATCGGACTGACGCCGCAAACGGTGCAACGTTTCAAAGCGCGTTTTAACGTAGAAATCGACGTGTTGCATTCGAATTTAAACGACACCCAACGGTTGCATGTGTGGGAGCGCGCCAGAAGCGGGCTCAATGCGGTGCTGATCGGCACCCGCTCAGCGCTATTTACGCAATTTGCCGATTTGGGTTGCATTATTTTAGATGAAGAACACGACGCGTCATTCAAACAGCATGACGGCTGGCGCTATCACGCACGCGATTTGGCTATCGTGCTGGCTCAAAAGCTCAATATTCCGGTTCTGATGGGCTCGGCAACGCCAAGTTTGGAAAGTATTAATAACGTACAAAACGGTAAATTTAAGCACTTGGTGCTATCAAAAAGAGCGGGAAATGCGGGAACTCTTCGTCAATTTGTCATTGATTTAAAGAATCAGCGCGTACAAAACGGCTTGTCGCAACCTTTGTTGGAACATATGCAAAGCCATTTGGAAAAAGGCAATCAAGTGTTGTTATTTTTGAATCGACGCGGCTTCGCGCCGGTGTTGCTGTGCCACGAATGCGGTTGGATGGCGCAATGTCCCCATTGTGAAAAACCTTATACTTATCACCAACATCAACGCGCATTGCGCTGTCATCATTGCGGCTCGCAGAAAACGGTGCCGCGTCAATGCGGTGCTTGTGGGAGCACACACTTGGTAACCACCGGATTGGGCACCGAACAATTGGAAGAAACGTTAAAAGCCCGATTCCCGAACTATTCCGTGGCGCGTATTGATCGCGACAGCACGGCGCGCAAAGGGAAGTTGGAAGGTTATTTGGCAGATATTCAGCAGGGCAAAAGTCAAATTCTTATCGGCACACAAATGTTGGCAAAAGGGCATCATTTTCCGAATGTTACTTTGGCGGCTTTGGTAAACGTGGACGGCGCTTTATTTTCCTTGGATTTCCGTGCGGAAGAACGCTTGGCACAGCTTTATGTGCAAGTGGCGGGGCGTTCCGGACGGGCAGAAAAACAAGGGGAAGTGGTGCTACAAACTCATTACCCCGATCATCCTTTATTAACCGCGTTGCTGGCGCATGGTTATCAAGCGTTTGCGCAAGAAACCTTGCGTTTACGCCGTGCCATGGGCTTGCCACCTTTTAGTTTCCAAGCATTGTTCAAAGCGCAGGCGCGCGATTCGGAGGCGGCGGAAAACCAATTGGCACGAATTGCGGATTTTTTCCGCGAGAAGAATATTGCAGGATTACAGATTCTTGGCCCGTTGCCGGCGCCTTTTAGCAAAAAGGCGGGACGATTTCGTTGGCAGTTGTTGTTGCAACATACTTCGCGAACGGCCTTACAAAAGGCGTTACGGGAATACCGTTTTTCGCATGTGGAAAAAAACACTCAAGTGCGTTTGATATTAGATGTAGATCCGCAGGATCTGGCTTGA
- the ftsN gene encoding cell division protein FtsN, with amino-acid sequence MAHRDFAARRGSNKKKKKDSNNKNMLIGIAFAVLFAFGAGLYFLKSKAPEGTASVAPAPEKTQPKSVLPNRPEEVWSYIKALETRTVPVDDKPSSVEKNMRLTEEQRQVLIQMEKEQKAAEDMRKAAEQKAQAQETAQTDEAKAEAKKSAETVKKAEAVKVETAKKVETKAAESKPVETVAAGSKRFGLQCGAFKNRAQAESLQGRLAMAGVNAQVLEAGEWNRVRVGPFPNREGAVQAQDKAKEVISCVIIGM; translated from the coding sequence GTGGCTCATCGAGATTTTGCCGCGCGTCGCGGTTCAAATAAGAAAAAAAAGAAAGACAGCAATAATAAAAATATGCTGATTGGCATCGCTTTCGCGGTGTTATTTGCTTTTGGCGCGGGACTTTATTTTTTGAAAAGTAAGGCTCCGGAGGGGACGGCTTCCGTAGCGCCGGCGCCGGAAAAAACGCAGCCGAAAAGTGTCTTACCGAATCGCCCGGAAGAAGTGTGGAGTTATATTAAAGCTTTGGAAACTCGTACCGTGCCGGTGGATGATAAACCGTCCAGCGTGGAAAAAAATATGCGTTTAACGGAAGAACAGCGCCAAGTGCTGATTCAAATGGAAAAAGAGCAAAAGGCGGCGGAAGATATGCGCAAAGCGGCGGAGCAAAAAGCACAAGCTCAGGAAACGGCGCAAACCGATGAGGCTAAAGCAGAAGCGAAAAAGTCGGCAGAAACGGTGAAAAAAGCCGAAGCTGTCAAAGTTGAAACGGCGAAGAAAGTGGAGACTAAAGCGGCAGAAAGTAAACCGGTGGAAACGGTAGCCGCCGGTAGTAAGCGCTTTGGCCTTCAATGCGGTGCTTTTAAGAACCGTGCCCAAGCGGAGAGTTTACAAGGTCGTTTGGCGATGGCCGGCGTAAATGCGCAGGTGCTGGAAGCGGGAGAATGGAATCGCGTGCGCGTGGGGCCGTTTCCAAATCGAGAGGGCGCGGTACAAGCGCAAGATAAGGCCAAAGAGGTGATCAGTTGCGTAATTATCGGGATGTAA
- a CDS encoding TetR/AcrR family transcriptional regulator — protein sequence MQHTKTDLAEQIFMATDRLMAKEGLTQLSMHKLAKEANVAAGTIYLYFKNKDELLEQFARRVFAIFMATLEKDFDESKSFFEQYRQTWWNIWQFLQENPTILSNLNQYQSLPNFFEICRGVKNGRWEFFCRQARKADILADLPDDILFLLSLKTSIVIATDMKFIDVSLNNEILESVIERSWRAIQK from the coding sequence ATGCAACATACTAAAACAGATTTAGCCGAGCAAATTTTTATGGCAACCGATCGTTTAATGGCAAAAGAAGGTTTAACTCAGCTTTCGATGCATAAGTTGGCAAAAGAAGCCAACGTGGCGGCCGGCACGATTTATCTTTATTTTAAAAATAAGGATGAATTACTGGAACAATTTGCTCGACGCGTGTTTGCCATATTTATGGCGACTCTGGAGAAAGATTTCGACGAATCGAAATCTTTTTTTGAACAATATCGACAAACGTGGTGGAACATTTGGCAATTTTTGCAAGAGAATCCCACGATTTTGTCCAATTTGAATCAATATCAATCACTACCGAATTTCTTTGAAATTTGCCGGGGAGTGAAAAACGGTCGTTGGGAATTCTTTTGCCGGCAGGCTCGCAAGGCTGATATTTTGGCGGACTTACCTGACGACATTCTTTTTTTATTAAGTTTAAAAACTTCTATTGTGATTGCGACGGACATGAAATTTATCGATGTGTCGCTCAACAATGAAATTTTAGAATCTGTGATTGAACGCTCTTGGCGGGCAATTCAGAAGTAA
- a CDS encoding efflux RND transporter periplasmic adaptor subunit, with protein MSQTQIQRPKRSHIFFMKIILVVFVLIFAGVIGFNVLRGIMIGKALANMPEQSSPVTALEVRASEWTPVIHTTGLVRPNQGAMLSAQNAGSVSRVLVTNGQNVKKGDLLVELDSSVERASLQAAQAQLPALQQTYQRYANLVASGAVSRQEADNAKSAYDAQVANIESLKATIQRRQIVAPFDGKTGIVKVNVGQYVNVGSEIVRVEDTSSMKVDFAISQNDLDKLTIGQRVTATTDARQGETFSARISAIEPAINSTTGLVDVQATFDAEDSKKLLSGMFSRLHVALPTETNQIVVPQVAISYNMYGEISYLLEPLSEEDKAKFADNPKLDSLYRAKQITVFTKDRQGIYSQLQGDEVKVGDKIVTGGQQGIGNGSLVEWIKKDIVGGTAPAKKTNL; from the coding sequence ATGAGTCAAACTCAAATCCAGAGACCGAAACGCTCGCATATTTTCTTTATGAAAATCATTTTAGTCGTGTTTGTCTTAATTTTTGCCGGTGTCATCGGCTTTAATGTGTTACGCGGCATTATGATTGGCAAAGCGCTAGCGAATATGCCGGAACAGTCCAGCCCGGTCACCGCATTGGAAGTACGCGCCAGCGAATGGACGCCGGTTATTCATACTACGGGGCTGGTTCGTCCGAATCAAGGAGCGATGCTAAGTGCTCAAAATGCGGGGAGCGTTTCGCGCGTGTTAGTGACAAACGGCCAAAACGTGAAGAAAGGCGATTTATTGGTTGAACTGGATAGTTCAGTTGAACGAGCCAGTCTTCAAGCAGCACAAGCTCAACTTCCGGCGCTTCAGCAAACCTATCAACGTTATGCTAATTTGGTGGCCAGCGGAGCCGTATCTCGTCAAGAAGCGGACAATGCAAAATCCGCCTATGATGCACAAGTGGCGAATATCGAATCATTAAAAGCAACCATCCAACGTCGTCAAATTGTCGCGCCGTTTGATGGTAAAACCGGTATCGTGAAAGTGAATGTCGGTCAATATGTGAACGTCGGATCGGAAATTGTGCGGGTGGAAGATACCAGTTCAATGAAAGTTGATTTCGCCATTTCGCAAAATGACTTGGACAAATTAACCATCGGTCAACGCGTTACCGCCACCACTGATGCGCGTCAAGGCGAAACTTTTTCCGCCCGTATTAGCGCAATTGAGCCGGCGATTAATTCGACAACCGGTTTGGTGGATGTACAAGCGACGTTTGATGCGGAAGACAGTAAAAAATTGCTTTCCGGTATGTTCTCGCGGTTGCATGTTGCGCTGCCGACCGAAACCAACCAAATTGTGGTGCCGCAAGTGGCGATAAGCTATAACATGTATGGTGAAATTTCTTATTTGTTAGAGCCGTTATCTGAAGAAGATAAAGCTAAATTTGCCGATAACCCGAAATTGGATTCACTGTATCGCGCGAAACAAATCACTGTCTTTACCAAAGATCGCCAAGGTATTTATTCTCAATTACAAGGTGATGAAGTGAAAGTTGGCGATAAAATCGTTACCGGCGGTCAACAAGGCATCGGCAACGGCAGCCTTGTTGAGTGGATTAAGAAAGATATTGTTGGCGGCACCGCACCGGCGAAGAAAACCAATCTTTAA
- a CDS encoding efflux RND transporter permease subunit yields MKFTDIFIRRPVLAVSISLLIIILGLQAISKLAVREYPKMTTTVITVTTAYPGADANLIQAFVTSKLEESIAQADNIDYMSSSSAPSSSTITVKMKLNTDPAGALADVLAKVNAVRSELPSGIEDPTVASSSGGTGIMYISFRSKKLDSSQVTDYINRVVKPQFFTIEGVAEVQIFGAAEYAMRIWLDPQKMAGQNLSAPAVMSALSANNVQTAAGSDNGYYVTYRNKVETTTKSVEQLGNLIVASNGDDLVRLRDIATIELNKESDNSRATANGADSVVLGINPTSSANPLTVAEKIRPLYDNIKKQLPDSIESDILYDRTIAINSSINEVVKTIVEATVIVLVVILMFIGSLRAILIPVLTIPISLIGVLMMLQSLDFSINLMTLLALILAIGLVVDDAIVVLENVDRHIKEGETPFRAAIIGTREIALPVISMTISLIAVYSPMALMGGITGTLFKEFALTLAGAVFISGIVALTLSPMMTSKLLKSNAQPTWMELKVEHTLGKMNALYNYMLDIVMQNRKSMVVFAMAIFASLPFLFNSLSSELTPNEDKGAFIAIGSAPSNVNVDYIQDAMQPYMKNLMEMPEVSFGMSIAGAPSSNASLNIVTLKDWNERSRKQAAIMNELNAKAKSIPEVSVSAFNFPEIDTGEQGPPVSIVLKTAQDYNALANTAEKFLQAMKASGKFIYTNLDLKYDTAQMTISVDKEKAGTYGITMQQISNTLGSFLSGATITRVDIDGRAYKVISQVKRDDRLSPESFNNYYLNASNGQAVPLSSLISIKLETQPTSLPRFSQLNAATISAVPMPGSSTGDAVAWLQQQANSTLPQGYTYDFKSESRQLIQEGNALAVTFALAVIIIFLVLAIQFESVRDPMVIMISVPLAVSGALLMLNLLSFFGISGTTLNIYSQVGLITLVGLITKHGILMCEVAKEEQLLHGKNRIDAITAAAKVRLRPILMTTAAMVAGLIPLLYATGAGAVSRFSIGIVIVAGLSIGTIFTLFVLPVVYSYVATEHKPLPVFEENASKPAH; encoded by the coding sequence ATGAAATTTACCGATATATTTATTCGTCGCCCGGTTTTAGCGGTTTCGATTAGCTTGTTGATCATTATCTTGGGTTTGCAGGCAATCTCGAAATTGGCCGTGCGTGAATATCCTAAAATGACGACTACGGTTATTACCGTAACCACCGCATATCCGGGGGCAGATGCAAACTTGATTCAAGCTTTTGTCACCTCAAAACTGGAAGAATCGATCGCCCAAGCGGACAATATTGATTATATGTCTTCCTCAAGTGCGCCGAGCTCTTCCACCATCACTGTAAAAATGAAACTTAATACGGATCCGGCGGGGGCGCTTGCGGATGTATTGGCGAAGGTCAATGCGGTGCGCTCCGAGTTACCGAGCGGGATTGAAGATCCAACCGTGGCATCTTCATCGGGCGGTACGGGGATTATGTATATTAGTTTCCGTTCCAAGAAACTCGATTCCAGCCAGGTAACCGACTATATCAACCGTGTGGTGAAACCGCAGTTCTTTACCATTGAGGGGGTGGCGGAAGTACAAATCTTTGGTGCCGCGGAATATGCGATGCGTATTTGGTTGGATCCGCAAAAAATGGCTGGGCAAAATCTTTCCGCTCCCGCTGTGATGTCCGCTCTGTCGGCGAACAACGTACAAACCGCCGCGGGTAGCGACAACGGTTACTATGTGACTTATCGCAACAAAGTGGAAACCACCACGAAATCAGTCGAACAATTGGGCAACCTGATTGTGGCTTCAAACGGCGATGATTTAGTGCGCTTACGCGATATTGCGACCATTGAATTAAATAAAGAAAGCGATAACTCGCGCGCCACGGCTAACGGCGCGGATTCTGTAGTATTGGGCATTAACCCGACCTCTTCCGCCAACCCGTTGACGGTAGCGGAAAAAATTCGTCCGTTGTACGACAACATTAAGAAACAATTACCGGACAGTATTGAATCCGACATCCTCTACGACCGCACCATTGCGATTAACAGCTCGATCAATGAAGTGGTAAAAACCATCGTTGAAGCAACGGTGATCGTTTTGGTAGTGATTTTGATGTTTATCGGCTCGCTGCGCGCCATTTTAATTCCGGTGTTAACCATTCCGATTTCTTTGATTGGGGTGTTAATGATGTTACAAAGTTTAGATTTTTCCATTAACTTGATGACATTGTTAGCGCTCATTCTTGCCATCGGTTTGGTGGTGGACGATGCGATTGTTGTATTGGAAAATGTGGATCGACATATTAAAGAAGGGGAAACGCCGTTCCGTGCAGCAATTATCGGTACGCGCGAAATTGCCTTGCCGGTTATTTCCATGACGATTTCTTTAATCGCCGTGTATTCTCCGATGGCTTTAATGGGCGGTATTACCGGTACGCTGTTTAAAGAATTCGCCTTAACACTTGCCGGTGCGGTGTTCATTTCAGGTATCGTGGCACTAACGCTGTCACCAATGATGACCAGCAAATTGCTGAAATCCAATGCGCAACCGACTTGGATGGAACTCAAAGTCGAACATACGCTCGGAAAAATGAATGCGCTGTATAACTATATGTTAGACATCGTGATGCAAAACCGTAAATCTATGGTGGTTTTTGCGATGGCGATCTTTGCAAGTTTGCCGTTTCTTTTCAATTCGCTTTCCAGCGAATTGACGCCGAATGAAGACAAGGGGGCATTTATCGCTATCGGTTCGGCACCGTCTAATGTAAACGTGGACTACATTCAAGATGCGATGCAGCCTTATATGAAAAACCTGATGGAGATGCCGGAAGTATCGTTTGGAATGAGTATCGCCGGCGCGCCGAGTTCTAACGCATCTTTGAATATCGTGACGTTGAAAGATTGGAACGAACGTTCTCGCAAACAAGCGGCAATTATGAACGAACTGAATGCGAAGGCAAAAAGCATTCCGGAAGTTTCCGTGTCCGCCTTTAACTTCCCGGAAATCGATACGGGGGAACAAGGTCCGCCGGTTTCCATCGTGTTGAAAACGGCGCAAGACTATAATGCTTTAGCCAATACCGCCGAGAAATTTTTACAAGCGATGAAAGCGTCGGGTAAGTTTATTTATACCAATCTTGACTTGAAATATGATACCGCGCAGATGACGATTTCCGTCGATAAGGAAAAAGCGGGGACTTACGGTATCACCATGCAACAAATCAGTAATACGTTAGGCAGTTTCTTGTCGGGCGCCACCATTACTCGAGTCGATATCGACGGGCGGGCTTATAAAGTGATTTCGCAAGTAAAACGCGACGATCGTTTATCACCGGAAAGTTTCAACAATTACTACTTAAATGCCAGCAATGGCCAAGCCGTACCGCTGAGCAGTTTGATTAGCATAAAACTTGAAACCCAACCGACTTCGTTACCGCGCTTTAGTCAATTAAATGCGGCAACCATCAGTGCGGTGCCGATGCCGGGCAGTTCCACCGGCGATGCGGTAGCTTGGTTGCAACAACAAGCAAATAGCACTCTTCCGCAAGGCTATACTTACGACTTCAAATCGGAATCGCGTCAGCTGATACAGGAAGGCAACGCTTTGGCGGTCACTTTCGCTTTAGCGGTGATCATTATCTTCTTGGTGTTGGCGATTCAATTTGAATCGGTTCGCGATCCGATGGTGATTATGATTTCCGTGCCATTGGCGGTAAGCGGCGCGTTATTGATGCTTAACTTGTTATCTTTCTTCGGTATTTCAGGCACCACCTTGAATATTTACTCGCAAGTAGGCTTAATTACCCTCGTCGGGCTTATCACCAAGCACGGTATTTTAATGTGCGAAGTGGCGAAAGAAGAGCAGTTACTGCACGGTAAGAATCGCATTGACGCGATTACCGCTGCTGCAAAAGTGCGTTTACGCCCGATTTTGATGACTACCGCTGCAATGGTAGCCGGTTTGATTCCGCTGCTTTACGCAACGGGGGCCGGCGCGGTATCGCGTTTTAGTATCGGTATCGTTATTGTAGCCGGTTTATCTATCGGCACCATTTTCACGCTGTTCGTATTGCCTGTGGTGTACAGCTATGTGGCGACCGAACACAAACCGTTACCAGTGTTTGAAGAAAACGCAAGCAAACCCGCGCATTAA
- the pnuC gene encoding nicotinamide riboside transporter PnuC, which translates to MNWSERLKREFLSGWKPFEVIWLTLFVLAQIWAYIQAPDSWLAMISGISGILCVVLVSKGKISNYLFGLIFAYTYFYVAWSANFLGEMNTVLYVYLPSQFIGYFMWKNHMQNDHGGASVVAKALSAKGWATLIIATAVGTLLFVQALRTAGGSSTGLDGLTTVITVAAQLLMILRYREQWLLWIALNVLSIALWAETPAMYLMYGAYLLNSLYGFYNWSKLAKQAGV; encoded by the coding sequence ATGAATTGGTCTGAACGTTTAAAACGCGAATTTTTATCCGGCTGGAAGCCTTTTGAAGTGATTTGGCTGACCCTTTTCGTGCTTGCGCAAATTTGGGCTTATATCCAAGCACCGGACTCTTGGCTGGCGATGATTTCCGGGATTTCCGGGATTTTATGCGTGGTATTGGTGAGTAAAGGAAAAATCAGTAACTATTTGTTTGGACTGATTTTTGCCTACACTTATTTTTATGTAGCTTGGAGTGCGAATTTTTTAGGTGAAATGAACACGGTGCTTTATGTTTATTTGCCGTCGCAATTTATCGGTTATTTTATGTGGAAAAACCATATGCAAAACGACCACGGCGGCGCAAGCGTAGTGGCAAAAGCGTTGAGTGCAAAAGGTTGGGCAACCTTAATCATTGCGACTGCCGTCGGCACCTTGTTATTCGTGCAGGCATTACGCACGGCCGGCGGCAGTTCCACCGGTTTGGATGGACTGACCACCGTTATCACCGTCGCCGCTCAATTATTGATGATTTTGCGTTACCGCGAACAATGGTTGTTATGGATCGCTTTAAACGTGCTTTCCATTGCACTTTGGGCAGAAACCCCGGCAATGTATTTAATGTACGGCGCGTATTTGCTGAACTCCCTTTACGGTTTTTACAACTGGAGCAAATTGGCCAAACAAGCCGGCGTTTAA